Proteins encoded by one window of Anopheles maculipalpis chromosome 2RL, idAnoMacuDA_375_x, whole genome shotgun sequence:
- the LOC126559460 gene encoding uncharacterized protein LOC126559460, with the protein MTKFICIALVLACMAVSAHAQFQTNVQCTSFNDCVCKLPAIIGAVAGRTATANIRNPANGETYVLDLSKPSQAVANYCNQLKQGLKPAVPFKAVNGAKIAQVQALLAQRLAGLRG; encoded by the exons ATGACTAAGTTCATCTGTATCGCACTGGTGCTGGCTTGCATGGCCGTCTCCGCACACGCGCAGTTCCAAACAAACGTACAGTGCACCTCGTTCAATGACTGTGTCTGCAAGCTGCCCGCGATCATTGGCGCAGTTGCGGGACGTACCGCGACGGCTAACATCCGCAACCCGGCCAACGGTGAGACGTACGTGCTGGATCTCTCCAAACCATCGCAAGCCGTTGCCAACTACTGCAACCAGCTGAAACAGGGACTTAAACCCGCCGTACCATTCAAGGCGGTAAATGGTGCTAAAATTGCCC AGGTGCAAGCTCTTCTGGCCCAGCGGCTTGCTGGACTAAGGGGTTAA
- the LOC126559423 gene encoding knob-associated histidine-rich protein: MGQEKSLPSRCTSAHDYHHHHHHHHHHHHHTSSSTSSTTSSAVPSRSPSTASTTSSASSASAASSYKSVERQTKYLNEHLYIKSYLDIEEEDRNAKLLFQKVRPGGIRNYTPKILSENPKQDLDVWI; the protein is encoded by the coding sequence ATGGGCCAGGAGAAATCTTTGCCCTCCAGATGTACCTCCGCACATGactaccaccatcatcaccatcatcatcaccaccatcatcaccacacgAGCTCGTCCACCTCCTCGACGACCTCGTCCGCCGTGCCGTCCCGCTCGCCGTCCACCGCCTCGACGACATCATCCGCCTCGTCCGCATCGGCCGCCTCCTCATACAAAAGCGTCGAGCGGCAGACCAAGTACCTTAACGAGCACCTGTACATCAAGTCCTACCTGGACATCGAGGAAGAGGACCGGAACGCGAAGCTACTCTTCCAGAAGGTGCGTCCCGGTGGCATACGCAACTACACGCCCAAAATACTGTCCGAGAACCCGAAGCAGGATCTGGATGTTTGGATCTAG
- the LOC126557422 gene encoding glucose dehydrogenase [FAD, quinone], protein MALGLASVAAVAGGLAHTPIALLTLIPLLAVGVNYYRYQSVDPETNPTDQQTLRRYYDFVVIGAGSAGAVVASRLSEIGDWSVLLLEAGGDENEVTDVPSLAGYLQLTEFDWKYQTTPSADRRYCQAMIGDRCNWPRGKVMGGSSVLNAMVYVRGNRRDYDSWQEQGNVGWGYENVLPYFIKSEDNRNPYMAHSPYHGVGGYLTVQEAPWRTPLSVAFVAAGQEMGYENRDINGADQTGFMLLQATIRRGSRCSTSKAFLRPVRLRKNLHIAMHAHVTRILFDEQHRAYGVEFVRHQKRQYVFARKEIILSAGALNSPQILMLSGVGPADHLAELGIPLVSDLPVGDNLQDHVGLGGLTFLVDQPVTVKTSRYSSVPVAFEYFLNERGPMTFPGIEGVAFVNTKYADPSGKWPDIQFHFGPSSVNSDGGQNIRKILNLRDGFYNTVYKPIQNAETWTILPLLLRPKSTGWVRLRSKNPFVQPSIEPNYFAHEEDVAVLVEGIKIAINVSHTQAFQRFNSRPHAIPLPGCHHLPFMSDAYWACTIKQFTFTIYHPTGTAKMGPSWDPGAVVDPRLRVYGVSGLRVVDASIMPTIISGNPNAPVIMIGEKAADMIKEDWGRLVGW, encoded by the exons ATGGCTCTTGGACTCGCTTCCGTAGCGGCAGTAGCTGGAGGACTTGCGCACACCCCTATCGCACTGCTCACACTAATACCACTTTTAGCTGTAGGAGTCAATTACTATAGATACCAAAGTGTGGATCCGGAGACGAATCCCACCGACCAGCAAACG CTAAGACGATACTATGACTTCGTCGTCATTGGGGCCGGTTCGGCCGGAGCCGTCGTGGCATCGCGGCTGTCCGAGATCGGCGACTGGTCGGTGCTGCTACTCGAGGCAGGCGGTGACGAGAACGAGGTAACAGATGTACCCTCCCTGGCCGGTTATCTCCAGCTCACCGAGTTTGACTGGAAGTACCAAACGACGCCATCGGCCGACCGGCGCTACTGTCAGGCCATGATCGGTGACCGGTGTAACTGGCCACGCGGCAAGGTGATGGGCGGATCGTCCGTACTGAACGCGATGGTATACGTACGGGGTAACAGGCGAGATTACGACTCCTGGCAAGAGCAGGGTAACGTTGGCTGGGGCTACGAAAATGTGCTGCCGTACTTCATCAAATCGGAAGACAATCGGAACCCGTACATGGCACACTCGCCCTACCATGGTGTTGGGGGTTACCTAACCGTACAGGAGGCACCGTGGCGAACGCCACTGTCGGTGGCGTTTGTAGCTGCCGGTCAGGAGATGGGCTACGAAAACCGCGACATTAACGGAGCGGACCAGACGGGCTTCATGTTGCTTCAGGCGACCATACGCCGTGGTAGCCGGTGCAGCACATCCAAAGCGTTCCTGCGGCCGGTGCGTTTGCGCAAGAACCTTCACATTGCCATGCACGCGCACGTCACCCGCATCCTGTTCGATGAGCAGCATCGTGCGTACGGCGTCGAGTTCGTGCGTCACCAGAAGCGGCAGTACGTATTTGCACGCAAAGAGATCATACTATCAGCGGGCGCACTCAACTCACCACAGATACTGATGCTGAGTGGCGTCGGACCGGCGGATCATCTCGCCGAGCTAGGCATACCGTTGGTTTCAGACCTGCCGGTTGGTGACAACCTGCAGGATCATGTCGGGCTCGGCGGTTTAACGTTTCTTGTCGATCAACCAGTGACGGTGAAAACGTCCCGCTACAGCTCCGTTCCGGTAGCGTTCGAGTACTTCCTCAACGAGCGTGGCCCTATGACGTTTCCCGGCATTGAAGGTGTCGCGTTCGTCAACACCAAGTACGCCGATCCATCCGGCAAATGGCCCGACATACAGTTTCACTTCGGTCCGAGCTCGGTCAACTCGGACGGTGGTCAGAACATTAGGAAAATTTTGAACTTACGCGACGGGTTTTACAACACCGTGTACAAACCGATCCAGAACGCGGAAACGTGGACCATCTTGCCATTGTTACTGCGTCCGAAAAGTACCGGCTGGGTAAGGCTGCGGTCGAAAAACCCGTTCGTGCAGCCCTCGATCGAACCGAACTACTTCGCGCACGAGGAAGATGTGGCCGTGCTCGTCGAAGGCATCAAGATTGCGATCAACGTCTCGCATACGCAGGCCTTCCAGCGGTTCAACTCACGGCCGCATGCGATCCCACTGCCCGGCTGTCATCATCTGCCGTTCATGTCCGATGCGTACTGGGCGTGCACGATCAAGCAGTTCACCTTCACCATCTACCATCCGACCGGTACGGCCAAGATGGGACCGAGCTGGGACCCGGGTGCAGTAGTTGACCCACGGTTGCGTGTGTACGGTGTGTCTGGGTTGCGCGTGGTCGACGCTAGCATCATGCCGACCATCATCAGCGGCAACCCGAACGCACCGGTCATCATGATCGGTGAAAAGGCGGCCGACATGATTAAGGAGGACTGGGGACGACTTGTCGGTTGGTAA